The Pirellulimonas nuda genome includes a region encoding these proteins:
- a CDS encoding MBL fold metallo-hydrolase, with protein MQLYFLGSGGYQPSLRRHTACLMIPEMGLVLDAGTGAFRIADLVKTEELTVIVSHAHLDHVAGLTFLLGACGPDADDRVSIHAHPEVIAAVREHVFAEPIFPIVPAFRLLELDGPLKLPAGGTLTHIPLRHPGGSMGMRLEWPGHSMAYITDTTAHAGADYVEFIRGVDLLVHEAYFNEDGRAMAELTGHSCVEDVATVAAEAGVRRMVLVHVDPKANPDDPLDLRVARERFPSLSVGYDGMVVEF; from the coding sequence ATGCAACTCTACTTCCTCGGATCGGGCGGCTACCAGCCGAGCCTGCGGCGGCACACGGCGTGTCTGATGATACCCGAGATGGGGCTGGTGCTCGACGCCGGCACCGGGGCGTTCCGCATCGCGGACCTGGTGAAGACCGAAGAACTAACGGTGATCGTCAGCCACGCCCACCTCGATCACGTCGCCGGGCTCACGTTCTTGCTGGGCGCCTGCGGGCCCGACGCGGACGACCGCGTGTCGATCCACGCCCACCCAGAAGTGATCGCCGCGGTCCGCGAGCACGTGTTCGCAGAGCCCATCTTCCCGATCGTGCCGGCGTTCCGGCTGCTGGAACTCGACGGCCCGCTCAAGCTGCCGGCCGGGGGGACGCTGACGCACATCCCGCTGAGGCACCCCGGGGGCTCGATGGGGATGCGGCTCGAGTGGCCGGGGCACTCGATGGCGTACATCACAGACACCACCGCCCACGCCGGCGCCGACTACGTTGAGTTCATCCGCGGCGTCGACCTGCTGGTGCACGAGGCCTACTTCAACGAAGATGGCCGCGCGATGGCCGAGCTCACCGGCCATAGCTGCGTCGAAGACGTCGCCACGGTGGCGGCCGAAGCGGGCGTGCGGCGGATGGTGCTGGTGCACGTCGACCCCAAGGCCAACCCCGACGACCCGCTCGACCTGAGGGTGGCCCGCGAGCGGTTCCCCTCGCTGTCGGTCGGCTACGACGGCATGGTGGTGGAGTTCTGA
- a CDS encoding NAD(P)-binding domain-containing protein, translating into MNAASQQPGDAQQRPATGVCVVGAGSSGLAVVRWLAELGIPCRCFERQPALGGNWRYGSPASSVCRSTHLISSKRLTQYRDFPMPAEWPQYPSHALALEYLERYAHAFGLHQHIAYGTGIERVCRLPDGGWGVTPAGGQQQRFAALVIANGHNHAPRLPAWAGRFTGEGVHSGAYRTPDMLAGKRVLVVGGGNSGCDIAVESAQHASRTVLSLRRGYHLLPKFWRGVPIDVVGEAMLRWRMPLAVRRQLARLVAYLMMGDPRTLGIPKPDHKLFESHPVINSQLMYALAHGDIAVAPDVQQVDGQRITFADGRSETFDLVVYATGFEITAPFVDAQELNWRGGRPDLYLNVFHPLHDDLFVAGLIQPDSGQWGLVDRQAELIARYLHGLHAERPAATRFRDRKHARRDDLKSPVKYLDSPRHLLEVEHHSYARRLEREIQKLR; encoded by the coding sequence ATGAACGCAGCCAGCCAGCAGCCAGGGGACGCCCAACAGCGCCCCGCGACCGGCGTCTGCGTCGTCGGGGCCGGCTCTTCTGGCCTGGCCGTCGTCCGCTGGCTGGCCGAACTCGGCATCCCCTGCCGGTGTTTCGAGCGACAGCCCGCCCTGGGGGGCAACTGGCGGTACGGCTCGCCGGCCAGCAGCGTCTGCCGCTCGACCCACCTGATCTCCTCGAAGCGGCTCACCCAGTACCGCGACTTCCCGATGCCCGCCGAGTGGCCCCAGTACCCCAGCCACGCCCTGGCGCTGGAGTACCTGGAGCGCTACGCCCATGCGTTTGGGCTGCACCAGCACATCGCGTACGGCACGGGGATCGAACGCGTCTGCCGGTTGCCCGACGGTGGTTGGGGCGTGACCCCCGCCGGCGGCCAGCAGCAACGCTTCGCCGCGCTGGTGATCGCCAACGGCCACAACCACGCGCCGCGGCTGCCGGCCTGGGCCGGCCGGTTCACCGGAGAAGGGGTCCACTCGGGCGCCTACCGCACGCCAGACATGCTGGCCGGCAAACGCGTGCTGGTGGTGGGCGGGGGCAACTCGGGCTGCGACATCGCTGTCGAGAGCGCCCAGCACGCCTCACGCACCGTGCTGAGCCTCCGCCGCGGCTACCACCTGCTCCCCAAGTTCTGGCGCGGCGTGCCGATCGACGTGGTGGGCGAAGCGATGCTCCGCTGGCGGATGCCGCTGGCCGTGCGCCGCCAGCTCGCCCGGCTGGTCGCCTACCTGATGATGGGCGACCCCCGCACGCTGGGCATCCCCAAGCCCGACCACAAGCTGTTCGAGTCGCACCCGGTGATCAACTCGCAGCTCATGTACGCGCTGGCGCACGGCGACATCGCCGTAGCGCCCGACGTGCAACAAGTCGACGGCCAACGCATCACCTTCGCCGACGGCCGCAGCGAGACGTTCGACCTGGTGGTCTACGCCACCGGCTTCGAGATCACCGCGCCGTTTGTGGACGCCCAAGAACTGAACTGGCGAGGGGGCCGCCCCGACCTCTACCTGAACGTCTTCCATCCGCTGCACGACGACCTGTTTGTCGCCGGCCTGATCCAGCCCGACAGCGGCCAGTGGGGCCTGGTCGACCGCCAGGCCGAGCTGATCGCCCGCTACCTGCACGGGCTGCACGCCGAGCGTCCCGCGGCGACGCGATTCCGCGATCGTAAGCACGCCAGGCGCGACGACCTCAAGTCGCCGGTGAAGTACCTCGACTCACCCAGGCACCTGCTGGAGGTCGAGCATCACAGCTACGCGCGCCGGTTGGAGCGGGAGATCCAAAAGCTGCGCTAA